Below is a window of Cytophaga hutchinsonii ATCC 33406 DNA.
CCCATATATTTTTACCCTTGATATACAATCGGTTAATCAAATTTAAAAAAGAAAAAACAAAATCCAACCACATCAACCCACTTTAACCCACAATTATAAGATTTTAAACCATTTTGTGGAAAAATAGACCCTTTACCAACAAGAATTCAACTAAATGATGCACAGCAAAGGAGCTTTTCCGGATAAACAGACATAGCCGGCATGTTTAATGAATTTTATTCAAACAGTTAAAAAAGCAAAAAAAGTATAAACCTGTTTTTGGCACCATGACCTTAAAACCCCGTATTTATAAGGGCTCTTTTACTTCATTTTTTTAAAAACGCCTGCAAAGCCAATAAAAACGGGCATGCAATAGAAATAAAACGATATTCACATCAAATAAAATAATGTATATAAGATGCAACCTATTATGAAAGCACCGTCAATAAAGGGATCAATAAATATTGTTGTATGCAATAAATAAAAAAATAGATATACACAAATTGTACTTTAACCCGCTATGCCCCTATTAACGGAGGCTACAGAACATGTGAATTAAGATAAAGTTATCAACAAATTGATAAAATATTCCTGAAGGGCTTGCAGAGTAAGGGTTTTCCTATAATTTCGTATAACAATTTTAACTTTTACAAACAAAAACTACACACTATGAACAAGGCAGAATTAATCGATGCTATCGCAGCTGAATCAAAATTAACTAAAGCAGATTCTAAAAGAGCTTTAGATGCATTTCTTAACGCTACTGGTAAAGCGCTTAAAAAAGGTGAATCAGTTGTATTAATTGGTTTCGGTTCTTTTAAAACAGCTACACGTGCAGCTCGTAACGGTAGAAACCCACAAACTGGTAAAGTAATTAAAATCAAAGCTAAAAAAGTAGTTAAATTCAAAGCTGGTGCTGAACTTACTAAAAAAGTTAAGTAATTAACCGCCTTACTTTTTTACATAAAAAAACCTGATCAAAACCGATCGGGTTTTTTTATGTAAATCCGTATTTATTTTAAGGTTTTCTATACATAAAAAATCTTAAAAACCTTACAATATCCTTCCGTCTTAATCGTCTACCTCATTAACCACATGCTTATCAGACATAATGCATGCACCCTTGCTTGCATTATTTATCTGTGTATGTATACAAATTAATCGAATAAGCAATCAATACATTTGTTGTGACTAAATCCGGACTCACTCTTATTCTATTTTACATTACATCTATTTATTCGGGCTATGCCCAGAAGATGAGTAAAAGCGCTATACACTACGAAGCTTTTGGTGCCGGCTGGTACACAAGTGTAAAATTTATACGTGCATTCCGTTATGAACATTTTCTGGTTTCAAAAGAAAAGCATTCAGTCATGCTCCAGGCAGGATTAGGCGTTTCAAAATGGACAGATTTCACAACAGACTTTAATCCGGATATACTTGTGCCGCTTTCCCTGGGATATATGTATGGAAAATCACGCAGCCATCCTATTGTTTCAGCAGGAATGATCTATAGTAGTTATACTTTTTTTAATGCCCGCAAAATTGATATAGACAGGCACAGGCAACTATCATTAACCTGGTCTGCCGGTTACCGCTATACACATCCGAATGGAATTACATGCAGTCTCTTTTATATCGGCATGGCAGATGGTATGGATGTAATCCGCTACGGAGCTGGTTTTTCAATTGGATATAGATTTAAAAAAGGTCATCTATGAAACAGATATACTTACTTCTTTTATGCGGCGTACTATTCGCCTGCAAAAAAAAAGAGTCGTTACCTGAGGTACAAAAAATCGGGCACAGCGGCATGGGCTTATACGGCGATTATCCGATCAATTCCTTTGAATCATTGATGCAGGCATTCTTGTTGGGTGCAGATGGTGTCGAAATTGATGTTCAGATGACCCGTGATGGCATATTGGTACTATTGCATGATGAACTGTTAGACAATCAAACCAATGGTACAGGTGCCGTTCAGGAACGTACCTGGGATGAGATAAGTAATCTTGCGTATGATAATATTGCACTGGGGCGGTATAATATTATCCGGCTGGATTTCCTTTTAGAAAACTGCGGACCCCATATCGATAAATTATTTTATTTCGATATCAAGCCTAATGCCTACAGCACGGAGCATTTATATACATTAAACAGAAACCTTTCAACGCTTATAACAAAATTTAATCTTGAAGATAATTCTGTGCTGATGTATCAAAACAATGCGCAATTTTTACATATGCTATCTTTACGAACCGACCTTACTATTTATTCTTATTCAGATTTTAACACAGCGAAAAAAAATATTTTACAGTATAAGCTTAACGGATGGGTAGCAAGTATAAACGATATAGACGAATCAAAAGTAGCACAGATGCACGAAATAGGTGCCCGTGTAGTTGGATTTAGTACATTTAATAAAAATGATCATCTGAATCTCATACATAAAGGTGTGGATATTATTCAAACAGATAATCTTAAAAATCTGATCAATCTGTATCAATAACAACTGCTTGCTTGTATTATTGATACTTTCCCTACCTTGCACATGCTTTTTTAAGAGCAATAGATTTTAATGCTGTTATATAATTTCTATCTTTGCCTGCATAAACTTTTACCTTTTCCACTCTTGTTGTGAAGGATCTTTCTCATAGAGATTGCTGCAACATTTTTTATAAAAAAATCATCACATAATGTTAGAAAAACAAATACGCGCCGTATATGATCAACAGACTATAACTGTTTATCAAGCGTATAAAAATGAAATAGCTATACCGGCTGTAAAAAATCAAAAATTCGTAGCGCCTTTTAAAATCGAACGCATGACCTGGATCAAACCATCTTTTTTATGGATGATGTATCGGTCTGGCTGGGCAGCCAAAGAAGGTCAGGAGCATGTACTGGCCATTAAACTAAAACGCGAAGGGTTTGAATGGGCGCTGGCTAATTGCTGTTTGTCGCACTTTGATAGTACAATGTTCTCTTCTTTGGAGGCATGGAAAAACAAATTAGAGCACACACAGGTACGCTTACAGTGGGATCCTGAAAAAGATATTCACTTACAAAATCTTGCTTACAGAAGCATACAAATAGGGCTTAGCGGAGTTGCTGTTGAACACTATGTAAACGATTGGATCGTGTCTATCGATGACATCACACCGGTTTGTAAAAAGATCCATGCGCTGGTGCTTGATAAAAAAACAGAGGAAGCAAACAGTTTATTACCGGCAGAAAATATCTATCCGGTTTCTGAAACATTGAAACATACTATTGGGGCAGATTAAAAAATACTTTCTGGAAACTATCAGCAGCTCTACGCAGAAGTCTGGATATATATACACTCGAAAGGTATTAACCTGCTAAACGTTTTAACATAATACAGCCTGAATAGTATATCCATTTCAATCCCGATAAAAAGAAAGCCTTCCCGCGGGATCCACGGGAAGGCTTTCTTTTTATCGGGGAATAAAACTTATCGTTTCATTAAATTTTTCATGTTGGGCGGAATACCTTTACCCTGCATTTTGTTCATGCTCTTCATCATTTTACGCATGTCTTCAAATTGCTTCAACAGGTTATTTACTTGCTGAATAGAAGTTCCAGACCCTTTTGCTATTCTGTTTCTTCTGTTACCGCTTAACAGATCCGGGTTCTCCCGTTCTTCTTTTGTCATAGAGAAAATGATTGCTTCAATCGGTTTGAATGCATCATCATCAATCGGCAGATCTTTCATCATTTTACCCATACCCGGAATCATACCGACAAGGTCTTTGATGCTACCCATTTTTTTAATCTGCTGAATCTGATTTAAGAAATCTTCAAAGTTGAATTGATTCTTTCTTAATTTCTGATTTAACTTCTTTGTTTCTTCTTCATCAAATACCTGCTGCGCACGTTCTACAAGCGATACAACGTCACCCATACCCAGAATACGGCTTGCCATACGTTCCGGATAGAACACATCAAGTGCATCCATTTTTTCACCAGTACTGATGAATTTGATTGGCTTCTCAACTACTGCACGAATAGAAATTGCAGCACCACCACGGGTATCCCCATCTAATTTGGTTAATACAACACCGTCAAAATTAATGCGGTCATTGAATGCTTTTGCTGTATTCACCGCATCCTGGCCGGTCATGGAATCGACTACAAAAAGTGTTTCTGAAGGTTGTATTGCCTTCTTCACTTCTGCAATTTCATTCATCATCTGTTCGTCTATCGCTAAACGACCGGCCGTATCTATGATTACAACTTTCTTATTATTTTTCTTAGCGTATTCAATTGCGTTCTTTGAAATTTCAACAGGCTTCTTATTGTCAGGTTCTGTATATACTTCCACACCTACCTGCTCACCCAATACCTTCAACTGATC
It encodes the following:
- a CDS encoding glycerophosphodiester phosphodiesterase; translation: MKQIYLLLLCGVLFACKKKESLPEVQKIGHSGMGLYGDYPINSFESLMQAFLLGADGVEIDVQMTRDGILVLLHDELLDNQTNGTGAVQERTWDEISNLAYDNIALGRYNIIRLDFLLENCGPHIDKLFYFDIKPNAYSTEHLYTLNRNLSTLITKFNLEDNSVLMYQNNAQFLHMLSLRTDLTIYSYSDFNTAKKNILQYKLNGWVASINDIDESKVAQMHEIGARVVGFSTFNKNDHLNLIHKGVDIIQTDNLKNLINLYQ
- a CDS encoding HU family DNA-binding protein, encoding MNKAELIDAIAAESKLTKADSKRALDAFLNATGKALKKGESVVLIGFGSFKTATRAARNGRNPQTGKVIKIKAKKVVKFKAGAELTKKVK
- a CDS encoding DUF4291 domain-containing protein — protein: MLEKQIRAVYDQQTITVYQAYKNEIAIPAVKNQKFVAPFKIERMTWIKPSFLWMMYRSGWAAKEGQEHVLAIKLKREGFEWALANCCLSHFDSTMFSSLEAWKNKLEHTQVRLQWDPEKDIHLQNLAYRSIQIGLSGVAVEHYVNDWIVSIDDITPVCKKIHALVLDKKTEEANSLLPAENIYPVSETLKHTIGAD
- the ffh gene encoding signal recognition particle protein; this encodes MFDNLSQKLDKAFKTLKGQGRITEINVATTAKEIRKALIDADVNYKVAKSVTDDIKEIALGREVLISVSPGQLLVKITHEELTKLMGGEKQEISLKGDPSVILIAGLQGSGKTTFSGKLAAYIKKQNRNVLLVACDVYRPAAIDQLKVLGEQVGVEVYTEPDNKKPVEISKNAIEYAKKNNKKVVIIDTAGRLAIDEQMMNEIAEVKKAIQPSETLFVVDSMTGQDAVNTAKAFNDRINFDGVVLTKLDGDTRGGAAISIRAVVEKPIKFISTGEKMDALDVFYPERMASRILGMGDVVSLVERAQQVFDEEETKKLNQKLRKNQFNFEDFLNQIQQIKKMGSIKDLVGMIPGMGKMMKDLPIDDDAFKPIEAIIFSMTKEERENPDLLSGNRRNRIAKGSGTSIQQVNNLLKQFEDMRKMMKSMNKMQGKGIPPNMKNLMKR